GGACAGTCCTATTCACTTAACACATCTCATAGCTGGGAGGTATCTGCGCGCTACGGCAGAACAGGGATTAATGCAGACTCAGATTCAGCAAAAATTGTTGATTTAAATAATGATCGACTCCCGGACATTTTTACGACCAACTCTAGTTCATCGGGCACCGTTTATTCCCATACCATTTCGATTAACAATGGTAATGGTTGGGATATAGCAACTACGATGCAGATGCCTTTCGGAAGTGAAGGCGTCAAATTAGGTAGCCCAGATACTTTTCTCGCAGATATCAATGGGGACAATCTTTCTGATCTTATTCATATAGGTAGAACCAAAATGACTTACTTCCCTGGCAAAGGAGTGAATGGTTTTGGAGAAGCTATTAATGTCGCTGACTTTAGTGCCATAGGAAAGCAATTGTTTGATACCCGGAGCTTACGACTCTCCGATGTTAACCATGATGGTATGGTAGATCTCATTTACCTAAATGGAAAGACAGTGACATTGTGGCCTAACACTGGATATTCGGATGATTCGTCCGAGTGGACATATGGAAAAGGTCAAACTATCGAGCATGACGGAGGATTTGCTCCAACTGCCGTTAAATTTGCTGATATTGATGGTGATTCTGTTTCCGATATTGTTTGGTATCGTCCGGGAAAACGTGACAAGTCATTTTCTTATATTTCACTTGCAAATGGAGTTCAAGCCAACTTATTAGCTAGCATAGATAATGGTATAGGTTTAATAACGAATATTTCTTATGAGCCTAGCTCGAGTCAAATGAAAAAAGAAGAAATGAGGGGAAGCCCATGGAAGGTGGTATCTCCAATTTCCATTCCTGTTGTTAATAGCACTATAACTATTGATAAAAGCCGCCCGAAAAAACACCGAGCTAATACACTTTATAGATATTACGATAGTTTTTATTCCCCAGATGAAAGGCGTTTTACAGGGTTTCTCAAAACTGAAGTGATAGAACCATCTACTCCAAATACTCAAGGCCTAGTTACTAAATACGAATTTCTTTCAGGTAAAGAACAAAAATCCTTGATAGGAAAAGCTGTTTCAATAACTGTTTCTTCACCAGATAACAAAGTCTATTCACAAGAGAAATTTGACTGGGATACGAAAACTCTATTCAGTGATACATTTGATGGACGTCAGGTTACTTACTCACATTTATCTAAGTTAGAAAAGCAAGTTATTGAGAAAGGCTCGAAAGAGCCCGTTACTCTCGTATGGGATTACGAATATGACAATTATGGAAATCAGACTAGGGAGATGTTTTGGGGAAGATTAGATAACAAGTTTGTTGATGAAAAAGAAACCTTACGTACATTCAGCTCCAGCAATTCAGAATCAGTAGACAATTGGCAACTAAATCGCCTAACTGAAGAAATTGTGCAAGATGGCTCTAAAAAGGTGCTTTCTAAACAACAATGGCTATTTGACGATGAAACGCATGCTTTAAGCAATTTAGGACGAGTTACAAATGGTAATCTGACATCCCATGTTCAATGGGTTAATCCCGCTTATTCTAGTGAACGGATTTATACTTCGCGTTATAAGCACGACCAGTATGGAAATACCATTCAGATATTAGACCCGTTATATGGAATTGAGCCGGGCCACTATAGGAGCATTCGTTTTAAAGATGGCCTCTATCCAGTGTCTGAGGTTATTCAGTTAGGGGGCATTGGACTGTCTGTTTCCGCTGGTTTCGATATGACGCACGGAGTAGTGAGTCATTATACAGATTTTAATCAGAATACAACGTTTTACGATTATGATGGTTTAGGGCGGCTTATTTCTGTTGTTAAACCGAATGATAGCACCTCCATGCCAACGCGATCCTTTAAATACGGATACCAATCAGAGTTTGAAGACTCACATGTCAACTGGATTGAAACAGAGCAGCGAATTGAAGCTGGAGGAGTTGCGAAGAGAAGTCGATCCTACTTCGGAGGCTCTGGTGAACTGCTGATGAAGGTCGAAGAGTCAGAAGACGGATTTAGGGTAAACAAGCGTAATGTTTACGATGCGAGAGGAAATGTTGTTCAAGAATACCTTCCTTATTTCTCTTCAAGCCTTAGCTTTCATAACTGGGAGCATCAAGATCCTATCGAAAGCAGCTTTGATGGGCTTAACCGCTTATTAACGCAAAGCCTCCCGGCAACAGCGACACAAAGTTCTACTTATACGTCTAGGACATATTACCCCTTGGCACTTTGGGTGCAAGACACAGCACAAACATTATCTGGAGGAAAGCACTCAGGGGCTGGAAAGCATATGTATTTCGATGGGTTAGGGAAGCTGCGCTTGATTTCTGAAATAGTTGGTGTTGATGAGTCGGGGGAGAGAGGAGGTCTTCAAAAGTGGAACACTCAATATGATTTTGACGCGCTAGGCAACTTTACTCGTTTGATTGATGCTTATGGCAATGAACGACACATGGTGTATGACGGGTTAAACCGGGAGGTGTATGCTAGTGACCCTAACCGAGGAGAGATTTGGCGTCGTTATAATTCCGCTAGCAAGTTGATTACTGAAATCGATTCGAGAGGAGTTAAAAGGCTCTATCAATATGATGGTGCAAACAGAATAAGCGCTAAATATTACCGTGCGAACGAGGTTGTACCAAGTAGCCCTTACGAAGAGCTGTCTTTTGAGCGAATGGGAGCTAAAGAAATTGCTCAGTATCGTTATGATAGTGACGGCGGCCGAAAGGCCAACTTACTTGGACGTTTATCTTCGGTAAGCAATGAGTCAGGCTCAGTTGCTTATGGTTACGACACTAATGGAAATAGGAATTATATCGCTAAGGAGGTAAAAGCTTTTGGGACAACTTCTAATATTCATGTAATGCAAAAAGAGTTCAATAGTGCAGGTCAAATAGTTAAAGAAATTTTCCCTGATAATACTTTTCTTAGCTACGCCTTTGGTAAAGGGGGAGAGCTCATAAAGTTAGGCGGTGTCGCTTCTCAATTGACGTATTCAGCTTCCGGAAAAATAACGTCGATGAAGCTAGAGAATGGGACAACAAGAAGCTTTTCTTATGACAATTTAGATCGGTTGATTGAAACTGAAACGTGGAGAGATGAAGACTCCGTTTATCTTCAATCATTACATTATGAATACGATGAAGCGTCTAACATCACGTCTATTGAGGACCAAAGAAGTCAGTCGGAAAAGTCGATTATTGCAAAAGAGTTAGGGGAAGCATCTCGCTGGAAGATGCTGGATCAGACACAGTCGATTGAGTATGACGATTGGTATCGAATTTATAGCAACCGAAATGTAACTTCTAGCAGACAGTATCGCTTTGACCCTATTGGAAACTTAATCCAGTTATCTGAATCCAAACAGGCTACAGGATCAAATGTTGTTCGCAATATGCTTTATGGAGGAGAGGCCTCAGAGATTCCAGGTGTTCACTCAGAGTCCATCAAGTTCAATGATAAGAGGCCTGGCCCCAACGCTCTGACTCAAGCAGGTAACCAAAAGTATAGCTATGATGCGATCGGGAACCGAATCAGTTCCGGAGATCATACTCTGGAATGGGATCATTCTAGCCGTATGATCTCTGCGACTAGCTCAAGTATGAGCGCAAAGTATTCCTATGATCATCATAATCAGCGTACAGCCAAAAAATTTACCGATTCGTCGGGAAAAGAGCACATTGTGTTTTATCTATTTCCCAATGTCGAAATTCGAGATGGACGCATATATAAATACGCTCGTATTGAGAATCAAAGAATTGCTGTGTCGACTCAGGCTTCAGGAACATTTTCTGCGGATAAATATTTTATTAAGCAACATCAACATTCGACTGAACTGACATTGGACCAAAATGGTGGCGTGTTAAGCGCTTTAAGTTATCAGCCTTTCGGTGAAGCCAGTGCTGAATTGGGACGTGGTAGTGAAGTTCATTATCGGTACTCAGACAAAGAAAGGGATCCTGAGACTGGCCTCGGCTATTTTGAGCAAAGGTATTTGAATACGTCTCACGGGCAATTTATTACTCCCGATCCTGTTTTTTATCACTCAGACCGGTTCACCGATCCTCAGCAATGGTCACCATATGCTTACGCTCGCGGCAACCCTATCACGTACCATGATCCTGAAGGTGAGCTTATTGTTCACCTTGGAGCTGTGGCTCTGGGGGCTGCTATTGGAGGAACCGTTAACGTGGCTATGGATATGCTCGCAGGTAATGAGTTTAGCTGGAATAGTTTTGCAACAGGGGCTATAGCTGGGGGGGTTGGAGCGATAGGCTTTGGGAGTGGTGCTGCGGCTAAAATGCTTTCAGGTTGTATATCTGGGATAGCGGCAGATACAGTGATAAAAAAAGGGTTTGTTCTAGAATCGGCCGCAACAGCTTGTGTAATTGGGGTGACCGTCGGCCCTTCTAGTAGTAAAGCGGTAAAAAAAATGTGGAATGACGCTAAGCCTTATGGGCAATTTTCACAAGGCTCTGTGCCTAATAACCTACAAGGACGTGTAGCGACAGGAATGGTACCTAAACAGGACCCTCATACTGTTGTAAAAGAAGTAGCAATGAGCACGACACTTTCTACAACATTATCTGCAGTGGTAGCCAGTGGTAATAATGAAACCAGTGACAACAATGGTACAGGCTCTGGTGGAGACAAAAATGATAATAGAGCCAGAGGACATAGTACCTCAAATTCTAACGGTGTTGAAAATGTGCAAAGTGATGCGACAGAGTCGTCAGTAAATAAGTCGGAAGAGTAGTGATGAGATTGATTATACAGAGAACTCTATGGCTTGGTGCGCTATTGTTTTTATTGTTTTTATTGTGGCACCTATTTTATTTTGACGTAGATGGATACTGTCAGGCAATAAAATATGAGATGTATTTTAGTGCTAGTGTTGAAAATCATTTATGTCAATCGATAGAAAAAATACATGTGGCAGTTTTTATTTCTAGTTTTATTGTATTTCCACTGTGTCTAGTCATAGGCTGGTATGACAATTGCTTTTTACCCAAGGATATCAGTAAGTCAAAAATAATAATGGTTTTCATAGCTGCTTTGGTGTTTTTATCTCTTAGTCTTATTTTATTTTCAATTTATGACTCATTTGTCTACCTAAGAGAGGTCAATAGTATTTGGCATTCTAGAAATAGTGAGGATGCGGATTACTTTGACTTGATAATTTCTTCTTGCGCATTGAATTTACTTTTTGGTGTTGGGATTATTAAGTCTCTAAAAGATGAATATGAATATAAGAAACATAACAGAATGAATGATTGGTTATAATGCCAATTTGTCTATAACTCAAAAGTAAAAGATAAAAAATGAATTATACTAAACAAAGTTTGGTAGGGCTTTTTATGCTCTTAATAATGTTATCTACCAGGTCATATGCTTCTGACACTATCGAGGAGTCGTATCCATTTGGTGATGAATTTATTTATTATACGTGCCCTGATGGTTTTGATAAAAAAGGAAATAACTGTGAGAGAGAGGTATTTGAACCTATATCACTAAAATGTGAAGATGGTTTTTCATTGAGTGCTGATAAGCAAAGATGTACCAAAATAGTGACACAAGCTCTAAGTTATTCTTGTCCTTCAGGTTTTAAAAATAATAAGAATAATTGCAAAAAATTGACTATAGAAAAGGATTATCGAGCCCCACTTGTTAGACGTCAGAATAGTCGTAATAGGGACTGGGTTGAGTATAATTATAAAAACGGCCGTGCGTCAGTGGTTCATATATATGGGACATATCAAAAAGTATATTGGAAAGGGAGTCTCATCTATAGTGGTGGGCTTGCTGGGCTTCCACACAACCACGGTGGTTGGGAGTACACTGCGGGCCGCGAGATGAAGCGGTTCGAGGGTAAACCTCAATATGAGATTATCCGAACGAAAGTTGTATATTCTTCTCGTTTAGAGCATTGCCCTAGTGGTTATACTAAACAAGGAGGTATATGTGCTAGGCAGGTATCAAAAGAGCCTATTGAGTTCTGTGTACAAGGTATAAAAAATGATACTACTTGCACAATAAACTTGACCCAAACACCCAAAAAGAACTCTCCTATTCAGGATGTTATGTCAACATTATATCCTGAATATTCTAGTAACCCAGAGGTTAAAGGTGCAGCAGCATTTCGTTATCTAGAACGAATGTATACCTTAGATCCTGAAACTGGGGATATTATTTCTGCTTTATCAAACAATGAGAAGGTATCAAGTTATAGTGATTTGTGGGGCGCTGTAGAGAAAGACAAAGCTGATAATGCTATTGAAGTTCTAGAAGGTTTCTCATCACTTAGGCCAGATCTGGCTTACCTAGAATCAGCGCTAATAGATGTTTACTATGATAGAGCTGCGGCTGATTATATTCTCGCGAATCGCTCAATCGATGAATCCAGAATACGTTGGATTGAGCAATCAAGTCTTTCTGATATTGAGTTGAGCCGCCAAGAAGCGGTCGATATTCTTCAGCGAACATTAGTCGAATACTGGAGTCTGGTTGAGAATCATACACAAGCATTTATCACCGCAGTTCCTGAGCGCGATTTGCAAAGTGCGATTTATTTAAATGAGGAAGGCCAACACTCGCCAGTTTATGAGGGAGAGCCCTTAGTAGTTGGCTACAAAGATGTGCTTCTTGTTTATCAAGTGATGAATAAGCTGCTAGAGCAGCAATCTTATTTGAGTAAGGTTAAAGCTATATATGCGGGTTCTAGTGAGCAAAAAGTCCAATTAGCGAACGAAGCGCAAACTGTACTCGAACTGGTTTTAAATAAGGAATCTCAGTTAAGTGCACTATTGGAGAATCATAGCCAAACACATTTCATGCTGTCGTCAGAAAAGGCTAAGCTTGAAAGTTATTCGCAGCAGCTTAAAGCAATAATTCAATGGTTAAGAGGTAATGGCAACTATTTGGGGCTTCCAGATGATTTTGTCTTACTGTTACAGGGGTACAAGCCACAAGGTAGCGTTGTTCATGATTCATTTGACGCGATAGAAATGATGCTTGAGGGACAATATGGGCTAGTCACAACAGCTCAGCAAGCACTCATTAAAGCACAGGAAGCACGTGCTAACTACAAATATCAGAGAGATATATTCAGACAAACATTTTCTAAAGAACAACGTGTATTGAATGATAGATTGTTTGCGCTTCTCGGATGTACTCTAGAAAAAGGTGATTCTCGTTCGTGTGATTCGCAATCTCAGTCGAACCGAAAAGGTAGTTTGATTGCTCAGCAACAGGTGAGCATAGAGGCAGCGAAGTTAGCTGTGCAGAGAGCCGAAGCGGCGCATAAATCCATCTCTGAGAATATTTCAATTGAATTAGAAAGAATTGAAAAAGAAAAGCAGGTTAGTAATGCAGTAGAAAAAATTGCAGTTTTGTTTGGTAGGAATGAACTTCTTCTTAGTAAATTAATTAAAGACAGTCAAACATCTGCAACCAATATGCATGCGGTTATTAATTCTGAGAGTACAAAGCAATCTTTAGAGACTCTAAAAGGATTCGTGAATAGCTCAGGTCAAATTGACATGCCTGTTTTGCTGGCGGCGCTAGAAGATTTAAAATCAAATCTAAAAAGCATGCCAGCTGATCGATCAGATAATTATACTCAGACTTTAGCTGTTCTTGAGCGTGCTGCGATTAGGGGCTTAGAGCGTGGGCTTTTAGACCTAAATTCTGAAGCTAGAATCAAAGCACTTACCTTGGAGTTAGAAACGACAAAAGTAGATATTGCTAAATCTCTTGTTTATCTGGAACAAGAAGTAGAAAGATTGATAGGTTTTAGCTCTGAAGCTCGTCGCTTAATTGCTCAGTTGAATCA
This sequence is a window from Vibrio coralliilyticus. Protein-coding genes within it:
- a CDS encoding toxin TcdB middle/N-terminal domain-containing protein — encoded protein: MSSNVISLPSGPGTIQGLGEGFKTRLNTGSSTDTLSIQLPKGRNDYSPKLSIQYDSGYGNGILGVGRKLSLPFIQRKTTDGLPSYIDGNDYFVNNDGEDLVAISKDEYRAEIEGKFLRYVKFGNEWNVYLPDGSLWKFGKELDSTISSGEKTFRWYIESMRDANGNLVEFKYTKLDETTAVYLESISYNDGISKVLFEYEIRPDILLSYRSTFSVETRFRIENISTFNYGEKVFSYEFKYDSITDWNSLSRLVKVRKNAGDGSIYGPPTSYTYTSFSIDNPVTKYVPSAKTIPLSSPDTDFIDINADGLPDVINTGASKHTYWLNQGLGDNQDVSFSPMERMGTYTRLKLSDKRVKWADVDGNGRVDILTLTSVSGQSYSLNTSHSWEVSARYGRTGINADSDSAKIVDLNNDRLPDIFTTNSSSSGTVYSHTISINNGNGWDIATTMQMPFGSEGVKLGSPDTFLADINGDNLSDLIHIGRTKMTYFPGKGVNGFGEAINVADFSAIGKQLFDTRSLRLSDVNHDGMVDLIYLNGKTVTLWPNTGYSDDSSEWTYGKGQTIEHDGGFAPTAVKFADIDGDSVSDIVWYRPGKRDKSFSYISLANGVQANLLASIDNGIGLITNISYEPSSSQMKKEEMRGSPWKVVSPISIPVVNSTITIDKSRPKKHRANTLYRYYDSFYSPDERRFTGFLKTEVIEPSTPNTQGLVTKYEFLSGKEQKSLIGKAVSITVSSPDNKVYSQEKFDWDTKTLFSDTFDGRQVTYSHLSKLEKQVIEKGSKEPVTLVWDYEYDNYGNQTREMFWGRLDNKFVDEKETLRTFSSSNSESVDNWQLNRLTEEIVQDGSKKVLSKQQWLFDDETHALSNLGRVTNGNLTSHVQWVNPAYSSERIYTSRYKHDQYGNTIQILDPLYGIEPGHYRSIRFKDGLYPVSEVIQLGGIGLSVSAGFDMTHGVVSHYTDFNQNTTFYDYDGLGRLISVVKPNDSTSMPTRSFKYGYQSEFEDSHVNWIETEQRIEAGGVAKRSRSYFGGSGELLMKVEESEDGFRVNKRNVYDARGNVVQEYLPYFSSSLSFHNWEHQDPIESSFDGLNRLLTQSLPATATQSSTYTSRTYYPLALWVQDTAQTLSGGKHSGAGKHMYFDGLGKLRLISEIVGVDESGERGGLQKWNTQYDFDALGNFTRLIDAYGNERHMVYDGLNREVYASDPNRGEIWRRYNSASKLITEIDSRGVKRLYQYDGANRISAKYYRANEVVPSSPYEELSFERMGAKEIAQYRYDSDGGRKANLLGRLSSVSNESGSVAYGYDTNGNRNYIAKEVKAFGTTSNIHVMQKEFNSAGQIVKEIFPDNTFLSYAFGKGGELIKLGGVASQLTYSASGKITSMKLENGTTRSFSYDNLDRLIETETWRDEDSVYLQSLHYEYDEASNITSIEDQRSQSEKSIIAKELGEASRWKMLDQTQSIEYDDWYRIYSNRNVTSSRQYRFDPIGNLIQLSESKQATGSNVVRNMLYGGEASEIPGVHSESIKFNDKRPGPNALTQAGNQKYSYDAIGNRISSGDHTLEWDHSSRMISATSSSMSAKYSYDHHNQRTAKKFTDSSGKEHIVFYLFPNVEIRDGRIYKYARIENQRIAVSTQASGTFSADKYFIKQHQHSTELTLDQNGGVLSALSYQPFGEASAELGRGSEVHYRYSDKERDPETGLGYFEQRYLNTSHGQFITPDPVFYHSDRFTDPQQWSPYAYARGNPITYHDPEGELIVHLGAVALGAAIGGTVNVAMDMLAGNEFSWNSFATGAIAGGVGAIGFGSGAAAKMLSGCISGIAADTVIKKGFVLESAATACVIGVTVGPSSSKAVKKMWNDAKPYGQFSQGSVPNNLQGRVATGMVPKQDPHTVVKEVAMSTTLSTTLSAVVASGNNETSDNNGTGSGGDKNDNRARGHSTSNSNGVENVQSDATESSVNKSEE